gaaatgtttttcccagagtcatacaactgataagtatctaaggcaggattaaAGTTCAGATCATTCTGATACCAAGTCTGATTCTCTATCTGTTCCATTAAAAAGCTCTCTCACACAGAGTCGAGAATTTGGCTCCACCTTGCCTTGTCAAACTGGatttcactttacttttcttcacacattttatatttctagcaaACTAGTCCACTAATGATTTCCCCATCTCCTCCTGGCCTCTCATACTCTCTTGCAGTCACATAAGTTTTCCCAAGAGCCTGGAGCATACTCTTTCCTCTGCTGTGCCTGTTCAGTGTAATAATACTAAAAGTTCCTCCTTACCATGCacaaaatttggaactaaatgcTGGCAAAAACTATCTTCTTTCAAGTTgcatgaagtcttccctgatctcTCACTATCCTTCTGCCATCACCCCCAAGGATTTCTCCCTTCAAAATCTCTCtttaaattctctcccctttgttCTTATTACATTCTACCTTCCTGGAGTATCTGACATATTCTGTGTCCCACCCTTCTTCACTTCAACCTccttagattataaactccacaGAAAGGATATTTCCCTCcttgtatccccagggcttagcataAGATCTCAAGTTTACTTCCCTACTCCCAGAATCTAGGATTTTTAAATGAGATAGCCCTACTCCCTCCCTCTGAGCAGATCACAGCCCTGACACACCTTTGTAGAAGATCTACATGattttccttagctgtaaaaatTACCTGTACTCACCTTCCATTTAGAGCCCCTGGTTCTGCCCTCTGAGACTAagtggaaacatttttttttttttattatatatatatatatatatatatatatatatatatatatatatatatatatatatatatatatatatatatatatatatatatatatatatatatatattttataatattatcccttgtattcatttttccaatttaccccccctccctctattccctccccccgacgacaggcaataccatacattttacatgtgttacaatatagtctaggtacaatacatgtgtgcgaatatcattttcttgttgcacaataaacattagaatccgaaggtacatgcaacctgggcagacagatattagtgctaacaattttcattcccctcccagtgtttcttctctgggtgtagctacctctgtccatcattgatcaactggaagtgagttggatcttctttatgttgaagatttctaagTGGAAACATTTAATCCCTCTGCTGAAAAATAGTGGCCATGTGCTCAGTTCCTCCTATGGGTTGCTCTCAAGGACTTTCTTTATCCTTTACCCGTGCTTTTATTCTGGATTGTAAAGACTTGGAGTCAAGGTTTGGTGGTTCTCCAAATAATTTCAATCAACAAGAATAagctagcacttatatagtatatgggctaagaactttacaaatatcatttcatatgATCTCTCAACAATCTTGagggataggtgctattattatccctattttacagatgaagaatctgagataAATGctgattaagtgacctgcctaaaGTCaaacagccagtaaatgtctgagataaaatttgaatataGGCTTCCCAAtgccaagtccagtactctatccactatcacCCAGCTACATAAAGGGGAGTTACCAAGGATTCTTACCCTACCCCTATATATCTAGGCATAAACTCTccattagccttttttttttctgtcttctccagtacaaagattattttcttgacagagaaaaCAGACTTCAAATAAGAATTAAACAGTTctgtttaattcaatttttaaaaattctatttttctgtatTAGGGAATATCAGAGCATGAGGGAATCCTAGCTAAAgagttggaattaggaagacctaagtctcaaaaactagctgtgtgaccctggccaagtcacttcactctgcctcagtttcctcatctgtaaaatgagctggagaggaaatgacaaaccactctagtatctttgccaagaaaaccccaaatggagtcatgaaaaattggcaagactgaaaataattaaataaggcTGTTGGTCAAATCAAACCTGACTTCTCTATTTAAGACCACTGTAGAGATGCTCAAGGCCCTGATCCCTATAATAGCATTAGAATAACCAGGCTTCCAGTCCTATGTCTGCCACAGTTGTCCAGAGAGACACCCATTGTGCAGATGTGGCCCAGAAGCTGTTTCTGAAGGTGCAGCTGCAGCCACAACCATAGAAGACCTGAGAAAAGCAGCTTTTGCCATCCAAAGTCCTTGACCTTGTCAAATGGTTCCGTATCAGAAACTGATAGGattatcagtggaaatgatatGAAAAAGAGGTATCATCATTTGGCACTTTCTCACCACATTGTCAGTAGAAATCTTTCATTGATATTCTCTCCCATTCGGATATAAGCTTCCTGATAGCATGGGATTGTCTGGCTTTTTTCATTCAATGTTAATTGAATCTCATTTTGCATCATTTTACATATTCTGTGTCCCACCCTTCTGGACTTCaaccccattagattataaactccacaGAAAGGATATTTCCCTCcttgtatccccagggcttagcatgAGATCTCTAGCTAGTGAAGTGAGATCTGAACTAAACCCAGCATCCATTCCCACTGGAGGACCCTCTCACTCTAGCCCATCTTTTTCAAGGTGAAATGAGacatctgtaaagtgcttagtacagtatcAGTTATCTTCATGATTCCATATAGGGTTTTCTTACCCAAGGTATTGGAGTGGTATGCTATTTTCTCCTCCACATAATTAATACTTAGTAATACTTATACTCCACatacttaataaacactttcCCCCTTCCCTGTCAATTGATGGAGTGAAATTGCATTGAATAGAATGTAGCTTTTTTTCATGAGGatttatatttttggttttggaCTGAGGAAATGGATTAACCTAGAACTTTaccctgaaaaaaaaagtgtgatttATATGCTGTATTTATCAGAGTTAATGAAGCAGATACTTGATTGGGAGGTAAACTATACCTTTTTCAACAAGTAACTAAGTGTTAGTACTTCTCTGCTAGGGAAGTTAacatggaggaggaggaggaggagcagtaGGACTTGCCAGCGGTCATTAGGGCATCAACTTCTGGCACTATTCATTTCAACCAGCTGGTCGTGGGCACATCTTCCCCACTTCTGCTTCACCCAGCATCTAAAAACACAGACTTGTATATACATGAAGAAAGGATTTGTGACTCCTACCAATTTAGATTATAAGCCATTTGGGGATCAGTCATTTGCTCAGGGTTGGTCACATAATTCATGTCCAACATTGTCCACTTTCCCTTAATCATTtctttaaatgagatatttgtaaagtttctaCCATAAGGCTTAGCatgtaataggcatttaataaatgtataatcTAAGTTTATCAAAGTTTATACTTTGCATTTTATTGATCTAAGTTTGTGATTTTATTAAAAGAGGGAAGTAACTACCTGCAACCTAAGGGTTTGGAGAGTTGCTTAGGAACTATAAAATTAGGGTACTTGCCTAGAATTACATAGCCTAGTATGTAGCAAAGTTAGAATCTGCACCATCCTAACTCGGGAACCAGCTCTATATAACTGCCTCCTTGGCCAGTCAAGTCTGTTATAAATAACTCTCTCCACTGagccatcactttttttttttaaatgaaaaccttttattttcaaaacatgcatggataatttttcaactttgacccttgcaaaagcaagttttccaattttcctcctttccccccccttccACCAGATGGCAATtagtccaatatgttaaacatgataaaaatattaaatccaatatatgcatacatctttataattatcttgctgcattaaaaaaaaaatcagatcaaaaaagaaaaataaaatgcaaacagaaagagtgagaatgctatgttgtgatccatactcagtccccacaggcttctctctgggtgtagatggctctctatcaCAAGCCTATTAGAACAGGcttgaatcatctaattgttgaaaagagcgaagtccatcagaattgatcattgtataatcttgttgccatgtacaatactctcctggttctgttcatttcactcagcatcagttcatgtctctccagtcctctctgaaatcatcctgctgaatgcttcttatagaatattctgtaacattcatataccataacttattcagccattctccaattgatgggcatccagtttccagtttcttgccactacaaaaacagctgccacaattttgcacatgtgggtccctttccctcctttatggtctctttgggatataagcccagtagaaacactgctggatcaaagggtatgcagtttgatagccctttggtagTTCCAAAGGAGCCATCACtgtttttcctgagacaattggggttatgtgacttgcccagggtcacacagctaagaactgttaagtgtctgaggtcacatttgaactcaggccctcccaacttcagagctggtgttctatcacTGCACAACCAAGCTGCCCCTGAGCCATTATTTTCAAAGTGTAAGATATGTGAAGTGCtatgttcaaatcctgattctgcttgttagTTGTCCCTTACATTTCTATCTTTTCCCTTGAAAAGACAGGCTTACATGAGATGCTTATACACATGCTTTATTCGTAAACTAAATGACTGGTTAAATAATGGTTAATTATACCTATGGGAAGCCCACAGTGTTACATAGAATTATGCGACATATTAGATTTTGACCATAAAAGGGAAGAGCACAAGATTTTATAggcagagaaaagggaaaattggaagtGAACATGTCATGTACATTGTTCAAGTGTCACAGATCAGGTAATGCCTTAATTATTTTAGTAGATTCAGGGTTAGATGGGAAGAGAGCCTTGAAACCAACTGGGAGCTAATCCTTTGAAGAGGTAAAGATGTCTTGACTTGGGGGCAAAAGGTTCAAGGTTTTTTGTaggtttaaaatttctttggagaTTTTATTCCTTCACTTGTTTGAAGAGGTTTAAAGTTTATATGGCTAGCCCTGAACTTTCCTAATCTGGCCACTTATTAAACAAAGACCAAAGTACATTTTTTGGCTCCTGGGGACTATCTGTAGCTATGTAGGTAGACTGAGGTCCTGCAGTTACCTTACCTTTTCCACCTATCTCTAAAATTTATCCCATAATAGTTGTCATCTTAACAAGTAGTAATAAGTCATGTCAAAATGAATGCAgtcaattgatctgtaatgaacagaaccagctacacccaaagaaacactgggaaacaTTTCTACTCTTGTTTACCTCCCTGAAGCATGACAATTTCCATCCTACCAAAAGATTTCAGCAATAGGAGGGCTGCCATGGAAAAATGGCAACATTCCCAAGCTTACATAAAGCCCCTGTGGTCTCTCCCCAACCCTCACTCATCCCATCAACATgcaatcacagaatcacaggatGCAAGCATTCATTAGCAGCGTCTACCATTTATTAACACCACACTGATTTAATACAGGCGCTGGGGCTTGCCCATGGTGCTCTTGATATACAATGCCCTCacattttgccaatttttcttAAGCAAAGAAACCAGGAAATTGACAGCCAGATGGATGTTGTAGACGAGTTCATCATCTGTCATCTTCACGTGGCCAACAGCCACTGCCAGACACAGCACCTAAGGCAGAGAACCAGGGCCAGTTGGTGAAATCAGTAAATCTACTATTGGAGAAATCACAGATGACACATAAGGACTCAACTACTCAAAACAAGAACCAAGGCTGCTCCTAAGCTCTAGGACAGTATGTAAAAAGGGAAATAACTACCTAAATTCTAGTTTCCACTAATTGTTTGGAACAGCTGTATAGCAACAGCTAAAGTGGGTCACAATTTTATTCTCACCTGGGTTTCAGCAGGCTTTCTCTAAGCACCCGCTCCCATCCTAATCAATGGGGCCCTGCTTCAATCCTACTTTTTAGGCCAATTCCTCCCAGGATGATAAACTCCGGATCACAGGCCAACTGAAGGGCTCTGTTCGAGGCACTCTGCCTGAATGCTCCTTGCTCCCTTTAAGGTTCAGGGAACTCTTTCAGCAAGTTTAACATCACTGTCTATAAATCTGGCTCTTCTGAAAATGCACCTCTCTCCTTTAGGGAAAGGCAAGCTCCCCAAAAAAGGGCATTAGCTTTTGCCTTTGTTCTTGGAGCTTGaagcttattaaatatttactgttctcccaactttatttctaaaggagaggaaaaagtcaCCCTTGACCATGACAAAGGTCCCCAAGACTACACTTTCTCCTCACCTTTTTCATCTGGAACTTGATGGTAGATTTCACCTCATCGACCTTTGCCACCATATTTTCATTGTGGGTGAGAAGAGAAGGAAACTTGCCAGCTTTGTTCAGACCAGGGCCCAGGATTCGAGGGATCTGCTTGATCAAGGACTCAGAGGCCAAAAAGGCATCATACTTCTTAGCTATTGAAAAAACAAGGGTTTTGGATAAACAATCTATCAGCACAACATGCTGTTACTCCCCATGAAAGGTTATGAATCCCATAGATAGGGAAGAGATTAAGGCTACAAGCCTGTCCACCCAACAAAAGGACAGGGACTCTGCCTCAGACAATCTAAGGTAATtacaagaggaagaaaattagtCCCAACAGTTAGGAAATCCAAATCAAGATTCAAACCCACACctttcaattctgcttttgacATATAACAATGTACTATCTGCATTTTACATTTATACTCACACCTAACCCCCCAACAGCACCACTGGCAGCGCtgccacctcctcctcctcccttccccccccaccgGCTTCAGAGACGCCCCTTTCACACACCCAGCTTCTTGACTAATTTCTTGTTCTTATTCAGCTTCTTCAGAGCCTCAATGTCCATGTGAGGGATTTCCACAGCCTTGGCTTCATCACAGTGCTGCTGGTCTCCCAGAACACACACGGAGAACTTAGGTCGAGGCGTGGATTTGAGCCTGAAAGGGACAAAGGACAGATCATGGGTATCCCCAAGCACGAAGACCAGAGGAGCCTGGGACCGTGGCCAAGGAAGCCTTACCCAGATCTGAATTCATTCACCAGCAGCCAGTCTGGCTTCTCAGACTAGCCGGCGGGTTTGGCCGAGGCCTCCCCTCGCCTCCCCTCATGTTTTAAGACCCAGGGTGGGGGTCCGTTCAGCCTCACCTGCCTGCAGCAGGGGGTCTGAACTACCCGGGCACATCAGTGCTGCACATGGCTCCCCTCTCTCTAACCCCGAGAAACAGAAGGGAGCCGGGAACAGACTGAGGGCTGGGTGAGTCACAACGGTGCCAACCTGACGGTGCCAGAGAAACGCTTGTCCTTCTGGGGGTCATAGTTCTTCAAACTGATCTGCAGCTCCACCGTCTCCAGAAACCTTAAGAATGCGAACAAAAATCGGATCAGTGCCGGAGAACAAGCAACTAACACTCCCAGTGACAGGCACTTTCAGATTCTCACAGTAACTTTGGGGAAGTTTATGGTATCATCAGCGCCCCCACTTTACAGGAAGAAACCGTAATAAGCCCAGTGACTTCTCCAGTACCCCGCCCCCCTCCGACAGAAGCAAAAAAGCCAGGGACTCACTTTCTGCGTTTGCGCTGGTTCCCGTGCAGGACTTCCCGCACAGCTTCATAAAGAGTGTCGCGAGAGACTTTGCTGCTGCAGGGCCCAAGAGAAGAGGGTTAGCGAGGCGTGTCTTCAAGCCCCCGTCCCACGGAGACACACGGTTATGAGCGCCGTGACCACAGGCTTACTGGAGCTCGCATCCAGCGCAGCCGGGCCTGCGCAGCAACTATCCAGGCCTGAGCCCGCAATGACCAAGGggacaaaaaaacccccaacaccCGCCCCGAGACGTGGCTCAAAATGCACACGTTGGGCATAAAACCCGCCACACAAAGGCCAGCCATTGCACGAATGAGGAGGTGGCGCCGTAACTCGGGCCCAAAAAGCTCTTAGGTCCCCGAGAAAGCGTTTGTCCAGGCCGCCCGGGGGGCTTCCGTGCCACGTGCACGCATTCTCCGCCGGCCGGAGGGGAAGCGGGGCCGGCGCCCTCCCGGGAACGTTCCTTCCCTGCGCCGCGCTCCCCAGCCGGCTTAGCGCTCGCTAACCGCCCCGCACCACTGGGTGCCTCAGGGCCTAGTGTCATCCGGCCCGGCCACGAGGGCTGAAAAGAGCCGGCGCAAAGGCCGGATTGCATCTTCCCCGTCCCCTCGCCGGAGCCTTGGATTAAATTTATCTAACCGGGGACTGGATGGAGGCCGATGAAACTCCAACCTCCTGGCAGACGCTTACCTCATGGTCGCCTTCTAGTCACAAGCCGGGAAAAGAACAAAAGTCTCGTTTCAGGCGTTCAAGTATTATCTCAGATCTCGCGAGAGCCGCCTCCCGATTTTAGCTGTACCCGCCCCCAACAGCGGCGGCCGACGAAAACGTGCGTGACGAAACGAGTAGGAAGAGCCGAGGTTCATGGTGCGCATGGGTACTGCAGACG
The Sminthopsis crassicaudata isolate SCR6 chromosome 4, ASM4859323v1, whole genome shotgun sequence genome window above contains:
- the RPL10A gene encoding large ribosomal subunit protein uL1 is translated as MSSKVSRDTLYEAVREVLHGNQRKRRKFLETVELQISLKNYDPQKDKRFSGTVRLKSTPRPKFSVCVLGDQQHCDEAKAVEIPHMDIEALKKLNKNKKLVKKLAKKYDAFLASESLIKQIPRILGPGLNKAGKFPSLLTHNENMVAKVDEVKSTIKFQMKKVLCLAVAVGHVKMTDDELVYNIHLAVNFLVSLLKKNWQNVRALYIKSTMGKPQRLY